The window GCCGTCGCCCACTCAACGTCGCATCCATCGCCGCTATGGCCACCCTCTCCGCCGTCCGCGCCCATCCGGCCGCCTCCCCTCCCGCGGAGGACGCGGCCGTCGCCCCCCGGTTTCCCCTGGCGAGGACTGCCCGATTGCTCCGTTTCGGCACCGTGATGGCCGTGGCCCTGGCCGCGGCGTCGCTGCCGTCGTCCTCCTGGTTTGTCATCCGGGAGGTAGCGGTCCTGGGGACGACGTCGATCCCCGCCGAGACGGTGGTCGCGGCCAGCGGGCTGCGCCCAGGCGACCGTCTCCTCGGCAGCCCCCCGCAGCGGGTTGCCCGGCGGGTGGCGTCGCTGCCCGCCGTCGAAGCGGCCCAGGTGACCCTGGAACTGGGAGGACGCGCGAGGATCCGCGTCGTGGAGCGGCGGCCCTTTGCCGCGGTTCGCCTCCGCGGGCGGTATTACGTGGTGGACCCCTCAGGAGTCGTCATCGTGGGGCGGACGACCCCGGGCAGACTGCCGATCGTGGAAGCGGCAGGGCTGCACCCGGCCTGGGTGCGGGAGGGAGACCGTCTGCCCGATCCCCGGCTGGGACCCGCGCTTGCCGCGCTCTCCGCCCTTCCGGCGAAGGTGATCACCCCGGGGATCGTCCTGCATCGGGAGCACACCGGAGACCTGATCCTGGTCACCGCCGACCGCATCACCGTCAGGCTGGGGTCGCTCAAAGGTCTGCGGGAACGCGCCGCGGGACTGGCTCCTCTGCTGGACGCGGTGCGCGCCCGGGGCCTCCCCGTGCGCTCCCTCGATCTGCGCTTTGCCGGCAATGTGGTCCTGGGATCGGCTGTGGAGGACGGGGCAGGAGAACGCCGGTAGGGAGGGAATGTTGGCACAAGATCTGGAGGAGGGCACGGCCGGTCTCTACCATATCTAGCAGGGCGCTCCTGCCGGCGGAGAGCTGGTGACAGCCGATGGCATCGCGGAACGAGCATATCGTCGGGCTGGATATCGGGACGACAAAGGTCTGCGCCGTCGTCGGCGAGGTGGACGACGAGGGAGAGGTGCAGATTGCCGGCGTGGGGCTCGTCCCCTCGTCGGGGATCCGCAAGGGGGTGGTGGTCGACCTGGAGGCGACCACCCGGGCCATTGAGGAGGCCGTGGAGCGCGCCGAGCGCATGGCCGGCATGAAGATCTCCGCGCTGTACGTCGGCGTGTCGGGGGAGCACATCGCCTCGACCAACTCCCGCGGCGTGGTGGCCATCAGTCGGGCGGACCACGAGATCGCCCCCGCCGATGTGGAGCGGGTCGTGGAGGCGGCGCGCATGGCCGCGCTGCCCGCCAGCGACCGGGAGATCGTCCACCTGCTCCCGCGCGGTTTCGTCGTGGACGGTCACGACGGCGTGCGCAATCCGGTGGGGATGTACGGAGCCAGGCTGGAGGTGGAGGCGCACATCGTCACCGGCACCTCCACGGTGCTGGCCAACCTGGCGAAGTGCGTGCAGCGCGCGGGGCTGGAGATCGAGGAGGTGGTCCTCGAACCGCTGGCCTCCGCCGAGGCGGCGCTCACTCCGGCCGAGCGCGAGCTGGGCGTGGTCATCGCCGACATCGGCGGCGGCACCACCTCCCTGGGCGTCTTCGCCGGCGGCGGGTTGACCCACACGGCCATCCTGCCCATCGGCGGGCACCACCTCACCAGCGATATCGCCGTGGGGCTGCGCACGCCCGTGGCCGAAGCGGAAAAACTCAAGATCCGCTTCGGCGCGGCGACCCCGGCCGAGGCCAGCGAGGGCGAGTTGATCGAGGTGTTCAACGTCGGCGACCGGGAACCGCGCATCCTGCCGCGGCGCGTGCTGTGCGAGATCATCGAGCCGAGGCTGCAGGAGATCTGCAACCTGCTCCGGCTGCAGATCCGCCGCAGCGGCTACGCCCACCTCGTGCCGGCGGGAGTCGTGCTCACCGGGGGGACGGCGCTGTTGCGCGGGATCGCCCGTTTCGCCGGCGAGAAGCTCGAGTTGCCCGCTCGCGTCGGACTGCCCGAGCAGGTCGGCGGGCTGACCGACGCCGTGAGCAGTCCGATCTATGCCACCGCCGTCGGCCTGGTGCTCTACGGCGTGCGCCACCGCGCGGCGCGCACCGTCCGGCAGGCCAACGGCCACAGCTTCTGGGGGAGGATGCGCGGATGGGTGCGGGAGATGGTGCTGGGCGGTTGACCGCCGCACCGCTCCGGTGCCGGATGCCGCGCGGGCCACACGGTCCAAAGGGGGCAGGGGACGATGGCGCAGATTGATCGCGATCTCCGCAGGTACGCGGCGATCAAGGTGGTCGGGGTCGGCGGCGGCGGGAGCAACGCGGTGAACCGTATGATCAACGCGGGGCTGCGCGGGGTCGAGTTCATCGCCATCAACACCGACGCCCAGGCCCTGGCTATGAGTAACGCCGACAAGAAGATTCATATCGGCAGCAAGCTGACCAAAGGGCTCGGCGCCGGCGGGGATCCGGAGGTCGGGCGCCAGGCGGCGGAAGAGAGCAAGGAAGACCTCACCGAGGCCCTGGAGGGCGCGGACATGGTCTTCGTCACCGCCGGCATGGGGGGCGGGACGGGGACGGGGGGCGCGCCCATCGTCGCCGAGGTCGCCCGGCAGCTGAATGCGCTGACCATCGGCGTCGTGACCAAGCCCTTCTCCTTCGAAGGCCGGCGGCGCGCGCAGGCGGCCGAGGACGGCGTGACCCGGCTGAAGCAGAAGGTCAACACGCTGATCACGATTCCCAACGACCGGCTGCTGCAGATCATCGACCGGTCGGCGACGGTGATCGAGGCCTTCCGCACCGCGGACGACGTCCTGCGCCAGGGTGTGCAGGGGATCGCCGACCTGATCACCGTGCCGGGACTGATCAACCTGGACTTCGCCGACGTGCGGACGATCATGCACGAGGCGGGCTCGGCGCTGATCGGCATCGGTGTGGCCGGCGGGGAGGATCGGGCCATCCGCGCCGCCCAGGCGGCGATCAGCAGTCCGCTGCTGGAGACCTCGATGCAGGGGGCCCGCGGGGTCCTGATCAACGTCACCGGCGGGCTGGACCTCGGGCTGCTGGAGGTCAGCGAGGCGGCGCAGATCATCAAGGACGCCGCCGACCCCGAGGCCAACATCATCTTCGGTGCCGTGATCGACGACAAGGTGGACGGCGAGGTCCGCATCACGGTCATCGCCACCGGGTTCGACGCCGCCCGGCGCAAGGAAGAGCCGGAGCTGCTGGAGCGCGACGAGGTCGACAACGGGGTGAAGACCCTGATCAACGACCTGGACATTCCCGCCTTCCTGCGCCGCCGCTGAGGGCGGCCGCGGACAGCGGCAGGAGCCCGGGGGGGCGCGTTTCGCCCCCCTACTCCTTTGCCCGGGACACCCGTATCATGAAGGGTGCCAATGGAGACCGGGGTGTGGGTGCGGGCGGAGGAACTGCGGCGGCTGGTGGAGGCGGTGTTCCCCATCGGCGAGGTCGTCTACGACCGCGGGATGCCCGCCTTTGCCCTCCTGCCGGTTCCCGACGCCAAGGAGCGCTTCCTGGTCCTGCGCGAGCGGGTGGCGCCCCTGGGGTATCTCCCGCTGCTGCGCCGGCGTCAGGGGCGGATGGTGCTGAGCCTGGTCCCGCGTCCGGAGCCGGGACGGTGGCGGTGGTCCCTGAACCTGGCCCTGTTCCTGGCCACGCTGTTGACCACGTTCCTTGCGGGATACATGAACAGCGGCGGGCTGATCGAAGGCGGCTACCTGCGCAGCGCCGTGGGCGGCGGGCTGGCCTTTTCGCTTCCCCTCATGCTCATCCTGGTCACGCATGAGATGGGCCACAAGGTCTTTTCGATCATCCGGGGCGTGGACAGCTCCCTGCCGTACTTCATCCCCATGGGCCCGCCGTTCGGCACGATGGGCGCGGTCATCATCACCCGCACCCCCGCGCCCAACCGGGACGCCCTGCTCGATGTGGCCGCGGCCGGACCGCTGGCCGGTTTTCTCGTCTGCCTCCCCATCCTCGCCGTCGGCGTGGCCCGCTCCTTCGTCATCAGCCCGGCGGGATTCGAGGGGATCAATTTGCCCGATCCGCTCATCCTGCAGTGGCTCATCCGCGCCATCCTCCGTCCGCCGGAGGGCGCGGTCGTGCTGGGTCACCCGATCCTCTTCGCCGGATGGATCGGGCTGCTGGTCACGAGCCTCAATCTGCTTCCCGCCGGGATGCTGGACGGCGGGCATGCCGTCCGCGCCCTGCTCGGCCCGAGGCTGCACATGATCCTGTCCTGGGTGGCCGTGGCCGCCGCGGCCGTGCTCGGGTACTGGCTGATGGCCGTGGTCATCCTCCTGCTGGTGCGTCGGGGCCACCCGGGTCCTCTTGACGACGTCTCCCCGCCGAGCCCCGGGCGCATCGTCGTCGGACTGGCCCTGCTGCTGGTGTTCGTCCTGAGCGCCGTTCCCCTGCGAGTTCCCTTCCGATGATCGGCGACCGGCCCGGCAGCCCCGCGCTCCGCCGGCGCCCGGGCGAGGAGCTCCGCGTCATCGCCGCGGTGTTTGCCAAGGAGGTGCTGGAGACAATCCGCGACCGGCGGACCGTCATCGTGGCGCTGTTGCTGCCGGTGGTCATGATGCCCATCGTGACCCTGGGCATTCCCTTCCTGTCCCAGCGCCAGCAGCGCGAGCGGGAAGAGGCCCCGGCGGTCGTGGCCGTGGTGAACGGCCGCGCCGCCCGGGAGCTGGTCGGCCTGGGGGTCCGACGGCGCCTCATTGCCGTCGCCGGCGCCGCCGACCCCCGCCGGGCGCTGCTCGACGGCGAGGTGGATGCGGTGCTGCGGGTGCCCTCGGACTTCTCCGCGCGGCTGGCCCGCGGTCCGGTCCAGATCACCGTCCTCTACGATGAGGGCCGGGCGGAGTCCGTGCTGGCCCGGCAGCGCCTTCAGGAGACGGTGGCCCTGTTCAACGCCGGCCTGACCGAGCCCCGGCTGCGGGCGCGGGGGTTGTCCCGTGCGGACCTGACGCCGGTCCGGTTGAGTGCCGAAAACGTCGCCGACGAGCGGCGCCTGGGTGCCGTCCTCCTGGCCGGACTGCTGCCTTTCTTCATCTCCGTGTGGGCGGTGCTGGGCGGGCAGTACGCCGCGCTGGACCTGGGCGCCGGGGAAAAGGAGCGCCGGACCCTCGAAGCCCTCCTGGTCACCCCTCCGAGCCGGTGGCAGTTGGTCGCCGGAAAGTTCCTGGCGGTCACGGCGGCCTCGTCGGTGGCCGTGTTCATGGTCATTGCCACCACCCTGGCCACCCTGCGGTTGGGAGCGGGGTGGGGGATCAGCGAACTGGAGCGCGCGGCCGTCGTCATCTCCGCGGGCCCGGCCGTGCTGATGCTCCTGGTGGCGTTCGCCCTGGTCTCGTTTCTCAGCGCCCTGCAGCTGGCGCTGTCGATCTATGCCCGGGGGATCCGGGAGGCGCAGCAGTACTTCACGCCCGTCTACCTCCTGCTCTCGCTGCCGGCAATGGCCGCCCCCTTCCTGGAGGGGTGGGCGGAGGTGTGGTGGACCTACCTGGCGCCGGGACTGAACGCCGTCTTCGTGTTCCGCCAGATCCTCCTGGGCGGGGAGAGCTGGATCGCCCTGGGACTCACCCTGGTCACCACGGCTGCGGCCACGGCCCTGGCCCTGGCGGCCGCCGTCCGCCTCCTCCGGACGGAGGCCGCCGCCGCCCGAGGCTAGAGGACCCCGCCCGGAGGCCCCCGGCCGGGCGGCACCTCCCCCAGGCGCCCAAAGCCCCCGGCGGGCGGGTGTTTTGGGCGGTTGACACCCCATGGGTTGGGGCATAGAATCGGTACTGCTTCTATATCTTGTGGAGCCTGTCCGCATGAAGTGCCCCTACTGCGCGCACGAGGAGAGCAAGGTCCTGGACTCCCGGCCGGTGGAGGACGGCAGCGCCATCCGCCGGCGCCGTGAGTGCCTGGCCTGCTCCCGGCGGTTCACGACCTACGAGCGGATGGACCACGTGCCCGTGATGGTGGTCAAGCGCGACGGTCGGCGGGAGCCCTTCGACCGGAACAAGATCCTCAAGGGACTGGTGTTGGCCTGCGGCAAGCGGCCGGTGAGCATGGACGACCTGGAACGCATCGTCACCGAGGTCGAACGGGAGGTCATGAACCGGGGCGAGCACGAGGTCAGCACCCTGCAGATTGGCGCCCTGGTGATGGAGCGGCTGCGGCGGCTCGACGATGTGGCCTATGTCCGGTTCGCCTCCGAGCACCGCCGCTTCCGCGACGTGGACATGCTCGTGGAAGAGGCCGCCACTCTCAAGGAACGGAAGCGGCGGGAGGAAGAGCAGCGCGCTCAGGTCCCCCTGCTCACCGTAGAGGCCGGCTCGACGAAACCGAC is drawn from Armatimonadota bacterium and contains these coding sequences:
- the ftsZ gene encoding cell division protein FtsZ — translated: MAQIDRDLRRYAAIKVVGVGGGGSNAVNRMINAGLRGVEFIAINTDAQALAMSNADKKIHIGSKLTKGLGAGGDPEVGRQAAEESKEDLTEALEGADMVFVTAGMGGGTGTGGAPIVAEVARQLNALTIGVVTKPFSFEGRRRAQAAEDGVTRLKQKVNTLITIPNDRLLQIIDRSATVIEAFRTADDVLRQGVQGIADLITVPGLINLDFADVRTIMHEAGSALIGIGVAGGEDRAIRAAQAAISSPLLETSMQGARGVLINVTGGLDLGLLEVSEAAQIIKDAADPEANIIFGAVIDDKVDGEVRITVIATGFDAARRKEEPELLERDEVDNGVKTLINDLDIPAFLRRR
- the nrdR gene encoding transcriptional regulator NrdR, yielding MKCPYCAHEESKVLDSRPVEDGSAIRRRRECLACSRRFTTYERMDHVPVMVVKRDGRREPFDRNKILKGLVLACGKRPVSMDDLERIVTEVEREVMNRGEHEVSTLQIGALVMERLRRLDDVAYVRFASEHRRFRDVDMLVEEAATLKERKRREEEQRAQVPLLTVEAGSTKPTP
- the ftsA gene encoding cell division protein FtsA, producing MASRNEHIVGLDIGTTKVCAVVGEVDDEGEVQIAGVGLVPSSGIRKGVVVDLEATTRAIEEAVERAERMAGMKISALYVGVSGEHIASTNSRGVVAISRADHEIAPADVERVVEAARMAALPASDREIVHLLPRGFVVDGHDGVRNPVGMYGARLEVEAHIVTGTSTVLANLAKCVQRAGLEIEEVVLEPLASAEAALTPAERELGVVIADIGGGTTSLGVFAGGGLTHTAILPIGGHHLTSDIAVGLRTPVAEAEKLKIRFGAATPAEASEGELIEVFNVGDREPRILPRRVLCEIIEPRLQEICNLLRLQIRRSGYAHLVPAGVVLTGGTALLRGIARFAGEKLELPARVGLPEQVGGLTDAVSSPIYATAVGLVLYGVRHRAARTVRQANGHSFWGRMRGWVREMVLGG
- a CDS encoding FtsQ-type POTRA domain-containing protein; the protein is MATLSAVRAHPAASPPAEDAAVAPRFPLARTARLLRFGTVMAVALAAASLPSSSWFVIREVAVLGTTSIPAETVVAASGLRPGDRLLGSPPQRVARRVASLPAVEAAQVTLELGGRARIRVVERRPFAAVRLRGRYYVVDPSGVVIVGRTTPGRLPIVEAAGLHPAWVREGDRLPDPRLGPALAALSALPAKVITPGIVLHREHTGDLILVTADRITVRLGSLKGLRERAAGLAPLLDAVRARGLPVRSLDLRFAGNVVLGSAVEDGAGERR
- a CDS encoding ABC transporter permease subunit; translation: MIGDRPGSPALRRRPGEELRVIAAVFAKEVLETIRDRRTVIVALLLPVVMMPIVTLGIPFLSQRQQREREEAPAVVAVVNGRAARELVGLGVRRRLIAVAGAADPRRALLDGEVDAVLRVPSDFSARLARGPVQITVLYDEGRAESVLARQRLQETVALFNAGLTEPRLRARGLSRADLTPVRLSAENVADERRLGAVLLAGLLPFFISVWAVLGGQYAALDLGAGEKERRTLEALLVTPPSRWQLVAGKFLAVTAASSVAVFMVIATTLATLRLGAGWGISELERAAVVISAGPAVLMLLVAFALVSFLSALQLALSIYARGIREAQQYFTPVYLLLSLPAMAAPFLEGWAEVWWTYLAPGLNAVFVFRQILLGGESWIALGLTLVTTAAATALALAAAVRLLRTEAAAARG
- a CDS encoding site-2 protease family protein; this encodes METGVWVRAEELRRLVEAVFPIGEVVYDRGMPAFALLPVPDAKERFLVLRERVAPLGYLPLLRRRQGRMVLSLVPRPEPGRWRWSLNLALFLATLLTTFLAGYMNSGGLIEGGYLRSAVGGGLAFSLPLMLILVTHEMGHKVFSIIRGVDSSLPYFIPMGPPFGTMGAVIITRTPAPNRDALLDVAAAGPLAGFLVCLPILAVGVARSFVISPAGFEGINLPDPLILQWLIRAILRPPEGAVVLGHPILFAGWIGLLVTSLNLLPAGMLDGGHAVRALLGPRLHMILSWVAVAAAAVLGYWLMAVVILLLVRRGHPGPLDDVSPPSPGRIVVGLALLLVFVLSAVPLRVPFR